From Triticum urartu cultivar G1812 chromosome 2, Tu2.1, whole genome shotgun sequence, a single genomic window includes:
- the LOC125537843 gene encoding probable protein phosphatase 2C 38 — MVAVAAGRRPVLSRRRSGCGAGQQQLQHPQAQQQRMLAVAVAARVAAAKPAATEAALYGGGGGDGCCVDFLVCLLRGLGVTPASAGPAQFKWAARPLRRKRNGGSSPSGASAEERRPGLIRDAPGRIAGNGACASASLYTMQGKKGVNQDAMVVVENFGSKDGTIFCGVFDGHGPQGHLVSKMVRDLLPVKLSANIARDEYKELSNNTVTNGTTEGDAVQTVVEDTDATLGALENGGYPEIFTALRTSFLRAFYVMDRDLKSHKNIDCLFSGTTAVTLIKQGQDLIIGNLGDSRAILATKDEDNHLFALQLTVDLKPSIPSEAARIRERKGRVFSLPNEPDVTRVWLPKYNSPGLAMARAFGDFCLKSYGVISVPDVSYHHITEKDEFVVLATDGVWDVLSNDDVIKIVSESTSEASAARLLVQTAHRTWRTRFPTAKVDDCAAVCLFLKTDLTNKSSDSGTKDFATNVELDGGKHFSTVKSSTVVPTDLATAFVTGNEWPVLSGDPMPATPTNLLTPTSAANQSMKG; from the exons ATGGTGGCGGTCGCGGCTGGGAGGCGGCCCGTGCTCAGCCGCCGGAGGTCCGGCTGCGGTGCGGGCCAGCAGCAGCTGCAGCACCCGCAGGCGCAGCAACAGCGGATGCTGGCGGTCGCCGTCGCCGCGCGCGTCGCCGCCGCGAAGCCCGCGGCCACGGAGGCCGCTTTgtatggcggcggcggcggcgacgggtgCTGCGTCGATTTTCTCGTTTGCCTGCTCCGGGGGCTCGGCGTGACCCCCGCAAGCGCGGGGCCTGCGCAGTTCAAGTGGGCCGCTCGACCGCTGCGGCGGAAGCGGAACGGGGGTTCCTCGCCAAGCGGCGCCTCCGCCGAGGAAAGGCGTCCCGGGCTTATTAGGGACGCGCCCGGACGCATCGCCGGCAACGGCGCCTGCGCTAGCGCCTCACTTTACACGATGCAGGGCAAGAAGGGGGTCAACCAGGACGCCATGGTTGTCGTGGAG AATTTTGGTTCAAAAGATGGTACCATCTTTTGTGGTGTTTTTGATGGCCATGGACCACAAGGCCATTTGGTTTCCAAGATGGTCAGAGATCTTCTCCCTGTGAAGTTGAGTGCAAATATAGCCAGGGATGAATACAAAGAGTTGTCAAATAACACTGTCACAAATGGGACAACTGAAGGAGATGCTGTGCAAACTGTGGTTGAAGATACCGATGCTACCCTTGGAGCTTTAGAGAATGGAGGGTACCCAGAAATCTTCACAGCATTGAGAACTTCATTCTTGAGGGCATTTTATGTAATGGACAGGGATTTGAAGTCACATAAAAATATTGATTGTCTGTTCAGTGGAACCACAGCAGTCACATTGATCAAGCAG GGGCAGGATCTTATAATCGGCAACTTGGGGGACTCTAGAGCTATATTGGCCACTAAAGATGAGGATAATCACCTTTTTGCTCTTCAACTGACAGTCGATCTCAAACCAAGCATCCCAA GTGAAGCAGCACGGATCAGGGAACGGAAGGGCAGAGTATTTTCTCTCCCAAACGAGCCAGATGTTACTCGTGTTTGGCTTCCGAAGTACAACTCCCCAGGGTTGGCCATGGCAAGAGCGTTTGGAGACTTTTGTCTAAAGAGTTATGGTGTAATTTCTGTTCCTGATGTTTCGTACCATCACATCACAGAAAAGGATGAGTTCGTTGTGTTGGCGACTGATGGG GTGTGGGATGTACTTTCAAACGATGACGTCATTAAGATTGTCAGTGAATCCACTTCAGAGGCCTCAGCAGCAAGGCTTCTTGTCCAAACGGCTCACCGTACGTGGAGAACACGGTTTCCCACAGCAAAAGTTGATGACTGCGCCGCTGTCTGTCTATTCTTGAAAACAGATTTGACAAATAAATCGTCCGATTCAGGAACCAAAGATTTCGCAACTAATGTGGAACTGGACGGTGGTAAGCATTTCTCGACTGTCAAATCAAGCACTGTGGTTCCTACAGATCTTGCTACCGCATTCGTAACAGGTAATGAGTGGCCTGTCCTTAGCGGCGACCCAATGCCTGCCACTCCGACAAATTTGCTGACGCCTACTTCAGCTGCAAACCAAAGCATGAAAGGTTGA